Below is a window of Coffea eugenioides isolate CCC68of unplaced genomic scaffold, Ceug_1.0 ScVebR1_1643;HRSCAF=2528, whole genome shotgun sequence DNA.
CTTGTGCCTATTATAAATATTTGAGTTTTGTATCTTACAAGAAATTTCAATACATGAATACGCAAACAAAGTGtttttagccaaaaaaaaaagagaaagaaaagcacAGTTATACATTGCTactatttttcaataaatgGCCATTCTAATATTAAATTAAGTTCGAATAAATTCCTATCAAATTTCAACTTCCATGATGGCCTTGTCTAATTTGATAGTCAATAAACATTGCTCGTGCTAAAGCATTCCTAAATTGTGTCCACTCGCTAGTTGGTTGTACTGTTCGAATTCGATTCTCGTTAACAGCATTTACACCACCATCATTATTTGGACCATCATCTTCCATTTCATTTTCCTCATCTTCATCTTccatttcatcttcatcatcaaccTCATGTTGTACTCTTCGCATCTCAGCATCAACTTCATCCAAGTAAGGGTCATTTGGTTGTTCTACTCGAATAAGATTATGAAGGATGGCACATGCATTAATTATCATGACATGAGTCTTAACATCAAAAAAAGATGCATCTCTCAAAATGGCCCACCGCTTCTTGAACAAACCAAATGTCCTTTCAATCACATTTCGAGCAATTGAATGTCGAAGGTTGAATAACTCTTTAAAATTTTGAGGCTTGCTCCCACTAGCAGACCACTCGCTAAGATGATATCTAACTCCCCTATTTGGAGCTAAGAAACCGGAGCTATTTGCATAACCCGCATCAACAAGAAAGTACTTGCCAGTAATGTTAGACAACAAATTATTACTCATTTatagttaaaagaaaaaaaaacacttgaTATCTAATTGTCACATACCCTTGGGAACAATTAATGGATCTGATCTAACTAACGCATCCCGTAGAACTCTACCATCTGCTGCAGAACCTTCCCATCCAGGCAATACATATGTAAATCTCATGTCACGGGGGCATACACCTAAAACATTTGTTGCTATCTCATTCTTCCTATTCCTATATCTTCCTTGATCTCTAAGAAGAACATGTACTTTAACATAAGACCAAATCATGCCAAACTAGCTATTAATTCAAAAGACCAAATTAGCTATTGGAAAACTCTCAAACCAAAATTACAGCTATACCTATCACTGCAAATATCTCCAATCATGCCAAGTTCCATGCAAAATAATGCATAAGAAAAGGATGTCCGTACTTGAATTTTTAATCATATGCTTTAATAAGCTCTACTGCACTATGGTAAACAGAGATTAAAAGTATCATTTTGGTTGTGCTACGTCAATTTTTTGTGGAGGTAAACAGTAAACATTATTGTGACTTCTGCTTTTTTATCAGAACCTGCTGCTAATCAAAGCTATACCAGAGGGACCAGTTACTCTCATTTTACACTATATTATTCTTAGTATCGTcaaagaaagataataaaatagccaactatGCATACCAATATGGAAAACACTGGATAACCTGTATTAGAAAATATTTAAAACGGAAACAGACATGGCAATTGGCAACGAAGTGCAAGAAAATGCATCTAGGAGATCAAGAGTCCACTGATCCACTATCTATTTGACAGGCAAACTAAAAATTGTGAAGTTATGCACGAAAATTGCTATATCAGATGACTATCTCTGCTTCGAACCAAATGAATGAGAAATCAACTATACTAACCAAAAGTAGACAGGGCATATACCATAGATATAGTAGACAAAGTGAATGATTTAAACGCACTTCGCAACTATGGACCTTGGTTCTACTGTTCTAGTAGTCATCTGGCAAGGCTTCAACAAAGAACACCTTTAGTTAAGTGGTTGATGTCCAAACAAAAGAATTTCTTTGATATATACACATATCAAATCACATAATGTTCTAACTTCTCCGAATTGTAGCTTCTAGGTGCTTTCAAAAACTGAAGATAGTCTCTGATTCTTTTGCTTGTTTTTGAGATGTAATGGGGCGAAAAAGGTCCATATATACCACCCCTATCAAATTTCTTGCCAGAACGAATTTTTTATTTGCCTGTTTTTGGTAGCTGAACTAATTATTTGATTGATCCAAGGTATGTctgcagcaaaaaaaaaaaaaagtctaaccATACAAAGCTTTATCAGGGATAAATAAAGTAGTAGTATTTATTTgcaattccttccaaatcttcCTTCCTAAACGTTGGATGATGGGAGGAATAGATAGAAACAACAGACTATGTCCACCTAATTGTACCCAAATAGAATCATAACACATGCACTAACACTAAAGTGGGACATATAAGAACTCACACTCCCTCTTAAAAACACTTGTAATCACATGATCATTATATGGCATATACAaagcttatatatatatatgtgcagCTCAACTACACAGCCACAACTAGTAGTCATCAGAAGACAATGTTCCTAAAAAATGCAAGTGTAATTCCATTGTACCAATCAAAGCGTAATAACAAAAACAAGACCAGCAGACATGGCAGAACATAATATCTCACTCGACCATCATAAATAATAGGAGCTAAGCAAGTTTAGCAATTTAGTAGTTCCATTCA
It encodes the following:
- the LOC113755672 gene encoding protein ALP1-like codes for the protein MIWSYVKVHVLLRDQGRYRNRKNEIATNVLGVCPRDMRFTYVLPGWEGSAADGRVLRDALVRSDPLIVPKGKYFLVDAGYANSSGFLAPNRGVRYHLSEWSASGSKPQNFKELFNLRHSIARNVIERTFGLFKKRWAILRDASFFDVKTHVMIINACAILHNLIRVEQPNDPYLDEVDAEMRRVQHEVDDEDEMEDEDEENEMEDDGPNNDGGVNAVNENRIRTVQPTSEWTQFRNALARAMFIDYQIRQGHHGS